The DNA segment CGCAGACCGCGTCCAGATCGTCTTTCCCGAGCCCGCAATCCGAGAGAAGCTTCTCGACTGTGGGAATAAGAACTTCATTGTGCCTAGGACCGGTGTTAAAGACATATTCGCAAAGAAGCGCATCGTCGTCGGATATTGACACGCTTCCCGAAAAAGTAGAAGTTTCGATCCCTAGAATTTTCATATGTATTGCCAAAAATATAGCAGGAGGGGTACTAAAGAGTGGCGCTATGCGCTCAGACTCAGTCGATTCGGCATTCCGGAAACTATTTTTTCGCGGGTTCCTCTTCCTCCACTTCCCCAGAAGAACCCATCCCCGAGGCTTTTATGATCTCGTTTCTTATTTTCTCGCGAATTTCCGGGTTTTCGTGGAGAAACTTCTTGGAATTCTCTCTTCCCTGCCCTATCCTCTCCCCTTCATAGGAATACCAGGTTCCGCTTTTCTTTATCACGTTGAACTTGGCTCCCAGATCCACAAGCTCCCCGAGTTTTGATATGCCCCTTCCGAAAACCACTTCGAATTCCGCTTCCCTAAAAGGCGGAGCGACCTTGTTCTTGACAAGCTTCGCCCTGACCCTGTTGCCCACGATGCGATCTCCGTCCTTAAGAGACCCAATGCGCCTTATGTCAACTCTCACCGATGAATAGAACCTAAGCGCGTTACCCCCGGTAGTCGTCTCCGGGTTCATGTACGCCGGAACCCCTATCTTCATGCGGAGCTGGTTAACGAAAATCACTATGGTTTTGGAGCGACTCACGTTAGCCGTTATCTTGCGAAGCGCCTGCGACATCAGTCTTGCCTGAAGACCCACGTGAGTGTCCCCCATCTCTCCCTCGATCTCAGCGCGAGGGGTAAGAGCCGCGACCGAGTCAAGCACTATGAGGTCAACGGCGTTGCTTCTTATCAGAGTATCGACAATCTCAAGGGCCTGTTCCCCGAAATCGGGCTGGGAAATGAGAAGATCTTCAACCTTGATGCCCAGCGCCGCCGCGTAGCTTGTCGAAAGAGAGTGCTCGGCGTCGACAAAAGCGGTTATTCCGCCGGCCTTCTGCGCTTCCGCTATGGCGTGAAGCGCTATTGTGGTCTTACCCGAAGCCTCGGGACCGAAAACCTCTATGATCCTTCCCCTAGGAAAACCTCCGACGCCAAGAGCTATGTCAAGCCCGAGGGAACCCGAGGTAATCACCGGGATGTCTGAGAGAGAAGCATCCTCGCCAAGTCTCATTATGGACCCCTTTCCGAACTGCTTCTCTATAGTGTCTATAGCTACGTTTATGCTTTTGTTTTTGTCGTCGGTATCGCTCATTTAAGTTTTAGTCTCCGTTCTGGTTTTTTGCGGTTCTAAAAATTACTATCCTACATAATCGAGACAGAACTTCCTAACCATATCGATCGCTGTTGCAGCGGCAAAGTTTTTTATCTCATCCCTCGTGCCCGCAAAATTCCGTCTCTCGCAAAAAGTTCCGTATGAAACGTGAGTGAACCCGAACCACACCGTACCCACCGGTTTCTCCGCGGTTCCGCCTCCCGGACCCGCGATCCCGGATATGGAAAGCCCTATATCGCTTCCGAAAAGATTCCTTGCCCCGCGGGCCATCTCAGAGACCACTTCCCCGCTCACCGCGCCGAACCGCTCAAGGGTTTCGGCGCTTACCCCGAGCAGTTTTTCCTTGGAATCGTTGCTGTAAGTCACTGCTCCTCCCAGAAAATAAGCCGAACTTCCTGCGATGTCCGTGAAGCGGCTCGAGCAGAGTCCTCCTGTGCAGGACTCTGCGATTGATAGGGTCAGGTCTTTTTCAAGCAGTAAAGACGCGGTTACCTCTTCAAGGGTCTCATCCCCTAGTGAGAAGAGGAAGTCTTCTAGCCTTTCTTTCGCTTCACCGCAGGCATCGCGCAGAAGCGAATCGAGCATCTCGCCGTCATTGCCCGAGGCCGTGAGCCGAAGATGAATCTCGGGCAACCGGATCCTGTATCCAACATCCACTCCTTCGGGGGAGAAGCCTTCCAGTCTTTCCGCCACTTCGGACTCGCCGAGACCGAAGGTCCTGAGCACCCTTACGCACAGCATGGTTCCCTTCTCCGCAACGCCGCTTATATCCGGGAAAACATGTTCTGAGAACATTCGCCTGAATTCCCTTGGGACACCGGGTAGAAAGTAGAATTTCGAGCTGCCGGAAACAAAACTGAAGCCGGCGGCCGTGCCGACGGGGTTTTCGATGACTGTCGTTTCCTCGGGAAACATGGCCTGTTTTTCATGATGGGTGTTAGGCTTTCTTCCCCTCTTCTCAAGCTTTCTGGCTATGTCTTCATAGACCGCGGAATTGAAAACGAGGGGAGTTCCCAGGAACTTCGAGGCGGCAAGCGCGCTTAGATCGTCCCCGGTGGGGCCGAGTCCTCCTGAGACTATGACAAACCTGGCTCTTTTTGACGCTGTCTTAAAAGAAGCAAGAAGATCCTCGAGGTCATCTGCAACCGCGCACTGATACTTAACCTCAATGCCCGACGAGGACAGTTGCGCGGCGACCCAACTGAAATTTGTGTCCTGGGTGAGACCGCTCATTATCTCGTTTCCGGTCGTTATTACCTCAACGCTCATTGCCGGGTAATTCTAACCGGAAAGGAAAACAAACGCCTGAAGACACAGATTTCCGTACACTCCGGCCAAAACATCATCCATCACGATACCGTAGCCCCCCGGGAGTCCTTCGACTTTCCTTATCGGGAAGGGCTTTGCGATATCGAAAAACCTGAAAAGGAAAAAGCCGAGCGCTAGGTTAACAGGATTCAGTGGGACAAAAAGCATACAGACCAAAAATCCGCATACTTCGTCAATCACAACCTCAGGCGGGTCTTCCCTTTTAAAAATCGACACGCAATGGCCAGCGGCTATAAAAGAGAGGATAATCAACCCTAAAGTGAATGCTGAATAAAAAACCGCACCGCCCGCGAGGCTGAGCAGGTACACAACTCCGACCGCCGCGAGAGTCCCTGCGGTTCCAGGGGCTCCAGGCACATATCCCACCCCGAAAAAGGTCGAAAAAACAACGCATATCCTGTTTAACAAGACTAACCCTCCGGGAACTGTCCGCGCAGGCGTAGTTCCGGTACAAGACTTATTTGACTGATAACATCCGCAAGTTTATCATTCTTTAATCACCAAATGTCAAAAGTAATATGCGTGGTAAATCAGAAAGGGGGAGTCGGCAAAACCACAACCGCGGTTAACCTTTCGGCTTCTCTGGCGGCGGCAAACCGCCGCACACTTCTAATAGATCTTGACTCGCAGGGAAACGCAACTGGGGGGCTCGGCGTCGACAAAGAATCGATCAATTCGAAAAACATCTGCAGCGTCATACTGGGAGAAATTGCGCTTGGGGCCACCGCAATTGACGTCCATCCGGATCTTCTGAACGGCTACCTGCACTTGTGTCCCGCGAACCACGAACTCACCGGGGCCGAGGTGCATCTCATAGAGACGGAAAACAGGGAGTACCGCCTGAAAGAGGCTATTGACGAGATAAGGGAGAAATATGACTACATATTCATAGACGCCCCGCCGTCACTCAGCCTGCTCACCATAAACGCGCTTGCCGCGGCCGACCGGGTGCTAATACCGGTTCAGTGCGAATACTACGCGCTTGAAGGAATAGGCCAGCTGCAGACCACCGTATCCCTGGTAAAGCAAAGGCTAAATCCCTCTCTTGAGGTGGAAGGCTATCTTCTGACTATGTTCGACTCCCGAAACAACATATGTCACTCGGTGGCCGAAGAGGTAAGAAACCATTTCGGCGAGAAAACCTTTGACACCGTGATAAGCAGAAACGTGAAGCTGGCCGAAGCGCCAAGCTACGGAAAACCGCTTCTGCTTTACGAAATAAAGTCGAGCGGAGCACAAAACTATATGAAACTCGCAAATGAGATAATAAGCAGAGCGGAGGTTAACTGAAGTGAAAAGACGGAGTCTGGGAAGAGGACTTGATTCGCTTATACCCAAGAATCTGGAAACGGAATCGAGAGAGTATCAGATGGTGAGCACGGACCTGCTGAAGCCAAACCCCTCGCAGCCGAGAAAACAGTTCGAACAAAGCACTCTTGAGGAACTCGCGGAGTCAATAAAGGAAAACGGAGTTATACAGCCGCTTATCGTCAGGAAGGAAAATGGTGGCTTCGAAATAGTTGCTGGAGAGCGCAGGTGGAGAGCGGCAAAAATAGCAAAGCTTGAGAAACTGCCCGTGATAATAAGGACCGCGACTGATCAGGACGTAGCGGAACTCACGTTAATAGAAAACATACAAAGAGAGGACTTAAATCCAATTGAAGAGGCAGAGGCTTATGAGAAACTCGCGGAGCGCTTTGGGCTTACCCACGAGGAGATAGCGAAGAAAACGGGAAAAAACCGCTCTGTCATCACAAACCAGATGAGACTCCTCAAGCTTTCCGAAAATACTAAAAAAGCCCTTGTCTCGGGCGCAATAACCGTGGGACACGCAAGGGCTCTTCTGGCTGCTTCTTCACCCGGGCAGATGGATTCCCTTCTCGGCGAGGTGCTGAAAAAGGACCTTACGGTAAGGAGGACCGAAGCGCTTGTAAAAAAGAAAAACGCAAGCGCTCAACCGCCCCCGGAGTTCACTTCAGGAGTAGTGGAAGAAGATATTTTCACCAAGGAACTTACCGAAGAGCTTTCCGGGAAGTTCTCAACCAAAGTGAGGATAAGCCGCAACAAGACAAAGGGGAAAATAGAAATAGAGTACTATTCTCCCGAGGAGCTTGAGAGAATTGTTGGCATACTCCTCTCGCGCGGGTAATATCCCGCGGAAGTCGCTCCGGAGCAAGAAAACGAGAGATGAAGCAGTTTTCGGTAAAAATAGAGGTCAAGCTTAAGCCCGTGGTGCTCGACCCCCAGGGCAAAGCGGTGCTAAACGCGCTCAGCGGTCTTGGATTCAGCGGGGTTTCCGACGCAAGGGTAGGAAAGATCGTGGAACTCACCATGGAAGGGGCGTCCGCCGATGAAGTAGGCCGCAAAGCGGATGAAATGTGCCGGAAGCTCCTCTCCAATCCTGTAATTGAAGATTCTTCTGTAGAGATAACGGAAAAGTAAGATGCCAAATTTCGGAGTTCTCCTCTTCCCGGGTTCCAACTGCGACCACGACTGCTATCACGCCATAAGAAAAATTCTGGGACAGCCCTGTGATATGGTATGGCACGAGGAAACTTCCCTCGAAGGAATCGACTGCGTCGTGATACCGGGAGGATTCTCCTACGGGGACTACCTTCGCGCGGGCGCAATATCACAGTTCTCTCCGGTGGTAAGCCCGCTCAGGGAACTCGCCGCACTCGGAGTTCCGGTAATAGGAATATGCAACGGGTTTCAGATCCTGGTCGAATCGGGGCTTCTCCCCGGAGCTTTCATACACAACTCCTCTCTTAAATTCGTCTGCAGATGGACAAACGTCAGGATTGAAGACACCGACACCCCTTTTACCTGCCTTCTGAGCGAGGGAGAAGTTCTGGAGCTTCCGGTAGCGAACGCCCAAGGCAACTTCGTTCTGCCCCCGGGTGGGAACGACACCCTGGAGCGGAGAGTAGTTTTGCGGTACTGCGGGAAAGGGGGAGAGCTGACCGCTGAGGCAAACCCAAGCGGCGCCGAGGACAACATAGCCGGAATCGCCAACAGCCAGGGCAACGTACTCGGGATGATGCCTCACCCGGAGCGCAGTTTCGAGAGCCTGCTGGGCTCAGAAGACGGCAAGAAGATGTTCGAATCCGTAATATCGTGGATAAAGTCCCGAAATAAAGACGGGGCGGCGGTTTGAGTAAAACGCGGACTGTGTTAGTCTTAACGGGAGAATGAGCGCACGAGGTTTTTAACATGGACGATACGCAGAGCAACGAAAGAATAGATATAACGGACTACATCTGTCCGATGACGTTTGTTAAGACCAAGCTTAAGCTTGAAAAGATGGATCCGGGTGAGATCCTTGAAGTCAAGCTCTGCGAGGGAGAACCTCTTTCCAACCTCCCAAGAAGCGTGGAACAGGACGGCCACAAGGTTCTGGCCATAGAGAAGGAAGAAGGCCGCTACCACAAGGTAATCATCGAGCGCTGCTAATGCATAGACCCGAAGCCGGAGCCTCCGCTGCCAGAGGTTCAAGAGTCGAATCGGTGGTTGACCTTATAGGCAACACCCCCCTTCTGGAACTTTCCGAAACAGCAAAAGAATGCCCCCCGGGGATCAGCATTTACGCAAAGGCCGAGTGGTTTAATCCCGGAGGTTCGGTAAAAGACCGCCCAGCCCGCAAAATGATCTTGGAAGCCATACGCTCAGGCGAACTCACAAAAGACAAGGTCATCATGGACTCCTCCTCCGGGAACACCGCAATCGCATACGCGATGCTGGGAGCAGCGCTTGGGTACGAGGTTGAAATCGTAACGCCGGAGAACGTAAACACCGAGAGAAAAAAAGCGATCGAAGCATACGGAGCAAAAATAATCTTCTCAAACCCTCTTGAGGGTTCCGACGGGGCTATAAGAATGGCGCACAAGTTAAAAGTGGATAATCCTGACAGGTATTTCATGCCGGACCAGTACAACAACATCAACAACGCCCTCGCCCACTACGAAACTACCGCTCCGGAGATCTGGGAGCAGACAAAGGGTGCCGTGACCCATTTCCTAGCTGGACTCGGCACATCGGGAACCTTTATGGGAACCGCAAAAAAACTTAAGGAGTACAACCCGGAAATAAGAACAGTCGCTATCCAGCCCGAAGAAAGTCTTCACGGACTTGAGGGTATGAAACATATGCCCACTTCAATAGTTCCCGGCATATATGACGAGGAGGCAGCCGACGAAGTTGTCTTCGTCTCGACCGAGAAAGCTTATGAGATGATGGAGCGGCTTATGGATACAGAAGGGATGTTTGTCGGTCACTCGGGCGGAGCAGCGGTTTGCGTGACGCTTGAGTACGCGAAAAGGCTGAAAGAGGGAGTGCTGGTAACGATTCTTCCCGACTCGGGCAGAAGATACCTGAGTGAGAGACTCTGGTGGTAAAGATACTTAAATCGGCTTATCTGGGCATGACACGAGACGCTGAATCCGGTTACCCTTACGAGGTGTGCGGCGTGATGATCGGGAAGGGAGACACCGTGACCCACTTTCGCAAGTGCGCCAATCTGGTCGCCGACGACGAATCAGAAACAGCGTTTAAGGAAACAGGCAGTATTGACAGCAGACGGTTAAAAGACCGTTTCGAGCTTGACCCGCGCTCTTACATAGAGACTGATTCGTGGGCAAGGGAAAACGGCCTCGAGATCCTCGGCATATATCACTCGCATCCGGACCACCCTTCAGTCCCTTCAGAAACGGACAGACAGGTGGCATCACCCGGATGGGCGTATATAATCTTCTCGGTAAACCGCGGAAAGCTTGCCGACGCAAGAATATGGTACATCGACGAGCAGAACTTCCAGTTCGAGGAAAAAAAGTTCGAAGTGGTTGAAAACTCCGATTGAAGCAATAAAAAACGACTAAGGTCCGGAAAAAATTGTACATGCCGGAAGAGACGCAGCCATGAATATACAAACCCTATTTGAAAGCACGCTGGTCATCCTTCCCGAGTGCATACTTATACTCTCCGGGCTTCTCATACTTATCTGCGCCCCGATTTTGA comes from the Candidatus Dadabacteria bacterium genome and includes:
- the recA gene encoding recombinase RecA, with amino-acid sequence MSDTDDKNKSINVAIDTIEKQFGKGSIMRLGEDASLSDIPVITSGSLGLDIALGVGGFPRGRIIEVFGPEASGKTTIALHAIAEAQKAGGITAFVDAEHSLSTSYAAALGIKVEDLLISQPDFGEQALEIVDTLIRSNAVDLIVLDSVAALTPRAEIEGEMGDTHVGLQARLMSQALRKITANVSRSKTIVIFVNQLRMKIGVPAYMNPETTTGGNALRFYSSVRVDIRRIGSLKDGDRIVGNRVRAKLVKNKVAPPFREAEFEVVFGRGISKLGELVDLGAKFNVIKKSGTWYSYEGERIGQGRENSKKFLHENPEIREKIRNEIIKASGMGSSGEVEEEEPAKK
- a CDS encoding competence/damage-inducible protein A; translation: MSVEVITTGNEIMSGLTQDTNFSWVAAQLSSSGIEVKYQCAVADDLEDLLASFKTASKRARFVIVSGGLGPTGDDLSALAASKFLGTPLVFNSAVYEDIARKLEKRGRKPNTHHEKQAMFPEETTVIENPVGTAAGFSFVSGSSKFYFLPGVPREFRRMFSEHVFPDISGVAEKGTMLCVRVLRTFGLGESEVAERLEGFSPEGVDVGYRIRLPEIHLRLTASGNDGEMLDSLLRDACGEAKERLEDFLFSLGDETLEEVTASLLLEKDLTLSIAESCTGGLCSSRFTDIAGSSAYFLGGAVTYSNDSKEKLLGVSAETLERFGAVSGEVVSEMARGARNLFGSDIGLSISGIAGPGGGTAEKPVGTVWFGFTHVSYGTFCERRNFAGTRDEIKNFAAATAIDMVRKFCLDYVG
- a CDS encoding phosphatidylglycerophosphatase A, producing the protein MLNRICVVFSTFFGVGYVPGAPGTAGTLAAVGVVYLLSLAGGAVFYSAFTLGLIILSFIAAGHCVSIFKREDPPEVVIDEVCGFLVCMLFVPLNPVNLALGFFLFRFFDIAKPFPIRKVEGLPGGYGIVMDDVLAGVYGNLCLQAFVFLSG
- a CDS encoding ParA family protein, with protein sequence MSKVICVVNQKGGVGKTTTAVNLSASLAAANRRTLLIDLDSQGNATGGLGVDKESINSKNICSVILGEIALGATAIDVHPDLLNGYLHLCPANHELTGAEVHLIETENREYRLKEAIDEIREKYDYIFIDAPPSLSLLTINALAAADRVLIPVQCEYYALEGIGQLQTTVSLVKQRLNPSLEVEGYLLTMFDSRNNICHSVAEEVRNHFGEKTFDTVISRNVKLAEAPSYGKPLLLYEIKSSGAQNYMKLANEIISRAEVN
- a CDS encoding ParB/RepB/Spo0J family partition protein → MVSTDLLKPNPSQPRKQFEQSTLEELAESIKENGVIQPLIVRKENGGFEIVAGERRWRAAKIAKLEKLPVIIRTATDQDVAELTLIENIQREDLNPIEEAEAYEKLAERFGLTHEEIAKKTGKNRSVITNQMRLLKLSENTKKALVSGAITVGHARALLAASSPGQMDSLLGEVLKKDLTVRRTEALVKKKNASAQPPPEFTSGVVEEDIFTKELTEELSGKFSTKVRISRNKTKGKIEIEYYSPEELERIVGILLSRG
- the purS gene encoding phosphoribosylformylglycinamidine synthase subunit PurS, yielding MKQFSVKIEVKLKPVVLDPQGKAVLNALSGLGFSGVSDARVGKIVELTMEGASADEVGRKADEMCRKLLSNPVIEDSSVEITEK
- the purQ gene encoding phosphoribosylformylglycinamidine synthase I, which produces MPNFGVLLFPGSNCDHDCYHAIRKILGQPCDMVWHEETSLEGIDCVVIPGGFSYGDYLRAGAISQFSPVVSPLRELAALGVPVIGICNGFQILVESGLLPGAFIHNSSLKFVCRWTNVRIEDTDTPFTCLLSEGEVLELPVANAQGNFVLPPGGNDTLERRVVLRYCGKGGELTAEANPSGAEDNIAGIANSQGNVLGMMPHPERSFESLLGSEDGKKMFESVISWIKSRNKDGAAV
- a CDS encoding sulfurtransferase TusA family protein, with protein sequence MDDTQSNERIDITDYICPMTFVKTKLKLEKMDPGEILEVKLCEGEPLSNLPRSVEQDGHKVLAIEKEEGRYHKVIIERC
- a CDS encoding cysteine synthase family protein, giving the protein MHRPEAGASAARGSRVESVVDLIGNTPLLELSETAKECPPGISIYAKAEWFNPGGSVKDRPARKMILEAIRSGELTKDKVIMDSSSGNTAIAYAMLGAALGYEVEIVTPENVNTERKKAIEAYGAKIIFSNPLEGSDGAIRMAHKLKVDNPDRYFMPDQYNNINNALAHYETTAPEIWEQTKGAVTHFLAGLGTSGTFMGTAKKLKEYNPEIRTVAIQPEESLHGLEGMKHMPTSIVPGIYDEEAADEVVFVSTEKAYEMMERLMDTEGMFVGHSGGAAVCVTLEYAKRLKEGVLVTILPDSGRRYLSERLWW
- a CDS encoding M67 family metallopeptidase — protein: MVKILKSAYLGMTRDAESGYPYEVCGVMIGKGDTVTHFRKCANLVADDESETAFKETGSIDSRRLKDRFELDPRSYIETDSWARENGLEILGIYHSHPDHPSVPSETDRQVASPGWAYIIFSVNRGKLADARIWYIDEQNFQFEEKKFEVVENSD